The Paenibacillus sp. FSL W8-0426 region GTTTGCGCAAAGCGCTGCATACAGTACCCTTCCCGACCCCAGATGGTCCGGACAACACAATCAGTAATCCCTTAGACATATTACACTCCATTTTATTCGTCGTTATCATCGTCTTTCGAGGAAAGACGATGGGCAACCGTCTCCGGCTGAACAGCAGACAGAATGACGTGGTCGCTATCCGTAATGATCACGGCACGCGTGCGTCTTCCGTACGTAGCATCAATCAGCATATGGCGGTCTCTGGCCTCTTGTATAATTCTCTTGATCGGCGCGGATTCCGGGCTTACGATAGAAATAATCCGGTTCGCCGACACGATGTTACCGAATCCAATGTTAATGAGTTTGATTGCCATAATCAGGTTCTTCCCCCTATACTTGCGACTCTTATGCCGAAATATGGCCGTTCATTCGATATTCGCCGCCTGCTCGCGAATCTTCTCCAGTTCCGCCTTCATTTCGACAACACGGTTCACCAGAGCCAAATGGTTGGCTTTTGAGCCAATCGTATTGACCTCCCGATTCATCTCCTGAATAAGAAAGTCCAGCTTCCGGCCTACCGGTTCATCACTTCTCAGCAGTTCCCTGCATTGTCCAAAGTGGCTCAGCAGACGCGTAAGCTCCTCCTCAATGTTGGAACGATCGGCAAATACAGCAATTTCCATACCCAATTTATGCTCATCAAAAGGGAAAGAGCCTTCTTCCTGCATTTCCGTTAGCCTTTGTCTAAGCTTGTTGCGGTAGTCACTGACGACAGTGGGCGCAAGAGCAAGCATCTCGGTATGCAGCGATTCGAGATGGGCGATTCGCCGATCCAGATCACTGGCCAGATGAAGACCCTCTCGGGCACGCATCTGTTCAAGCCCGGTCAGCGCTTCTTCCAATCCGGCATGCAGTACGCGCTCCCACTCCTGCTTTTCTTCT contains the following coding sequences:
- a CDS encoding DUF370 domain-containing protein, which encodes MAIKLINIGFGNIVSANRIISIVSPESAPIKRIIQEARDRHMLIDATYGRRTRAVIITDSDHVILSAVQPETVAHRLSSKDDDNDE
- a CDS encoding YicC/YloC family endoribonuclease, whose amino-acid sequence is MSFSMTGYGQSAFHFGGYKVQLEIKSVNHRYCEVMMRLPKEWTYYEDGLRKKVQSRLKRGRIDVYVMKEKDEDEALPAVLNEQAVRAYLQAAEQLESRFGMQGKPTIKDMLALPDVMVHSDGVGLLTEEEKQEWERVLHAGLEEALTGLEQMRAREGLHLASDLDRRIAHLESLHTEMLALAPTVVSDYRNKLRQRLTEMQEEGSFPFDEHKLGMEIAVFADRSNIEEELTRLLSHFGQCRELLRSDEPVGRKLDFLIQEMNREVNTIGSKANHLALVNRVVEMKAELEKIREQAANIE